A genomic window from Luteolibacter sp. LG18 includes:
- a CDS encoding DNA-3-methyladenine glycosylase codes for MERIGPEFFQRHPVACARELIGCLFHWHGCAGRIVETEAYAAEGDPACHTFFRPGARRFVASHEAGDAYVYLNYGVHWLFNILVRGGGMDGFVLLRALEPVAGLEAMRERRPDVRDVDLCAGPGKLTKALGIDGGHHAAAFLDDPQCLIIRNSAKSVMEGPRIGISTAVDLPWRFGLAGSVSLSRKF; via the coding sequence ATGGAGCGGATCGGTCCGGAGTTTTTCCAGCGGCATCCCGTGGCCTGCGCCCGGGAGTTGATCGGATGCCTGTTCCACTGGCACGGTTGTGCCGGTAGAATCGTGGAAACGGAGGCCTATGCGGCGGAGGGAGACCCGGCCTGCCATACCTTTTTTCGGCCCGGCGCGCGGCGGTTCGTGGCATCCCATGAAGCCGGGGATGCATATGTCTATCTCAACTACGGCGTCCACTGGCTGTTTAACATTCTCGTTCGGGGAGGCGGCATGGACGGCTTCGTGCTGCTCCGGGCGCTGGAGCCGGTGGCCGGGCTGGAGGCCATGCGGGAGCGCCGGCCGGATGTCCGGGATGTGGATCTTTGCGCCGGACCGGGTAAGCTGACCAAGGCCCTCGGCATCGATGGCGGACATCATGCCGCGGCATTTCTTGATGATCCGCAGTGCTTGATAATCAGGAATTCGGCGAAATCGGTAATGGAAGGACCCCGGATCGGGATCTCGACAGCCGTGGACTTGCCTTGGCGCTTCGGGCTGGCGGGGTCGGTGTCGCTCAGCC
- a CDS encoding Nif3-like dinuclear metal center hexameric protein: protein MDASGVNLAALTGVLDAELRIGEIADYSGAVNGLQLENGGAVPRIVAAVDASLAVVEAAAAGGPGLLLVHHGMFWQGTQPVRGAFYRKLKVAMDAGLAIYSAHLPLDVHPEWGNNILLARAIGLQDPVPFLDWKGRPMGLRGGWQGTRQQLVEATAAAVGGPVHVCPGGKDSISSVGLVTGGAGSEVAAAAASGIDAFLTGEGPHWSYPLAEELGINVLYAGHYATETFGVKALAAELSRRYDIPWEFIDRPTGL, encoded by the coding sequence ATGGATGCGAGCGGTGTGAATCTGGCGGCCCTGACGGGCGTTCTCGATGCGGAGCTGCGGATCGGCGAGATCGCGGACTACTCCGGGGCGGTCAACGGGCTGCAATTGGAGAATGGCGGCGCGGTGCCGCGGATCGTGGCGGCGGTGGACGCCTCGCTGGCGGTGGTGGAGGCCGCGGCGGCGGGCGGGCCGGGCCTGCTGCTGGTGCACCACGGGATGTTCTGGCAGGGGACGCAGCCGGTGCGTGGCGCGTTTTACCGGAAGCTGAAGGTGGCGATGGACGCCGGGCTGGCGATCTACTCGGCCCACCTGCCGCTGGACGTCCATCCGGAGTGGGGGAACAACATTCTGCTCGCCCGCGCGATCGGTTTGCAGGATCCGGTACCGTTCCTGGATTGGAAGGGGCGTCCGATGGGGCTTCGCGGCGGCTGGCAGGGGACTCGGCAGCAATTGGTGGAGGCGACCGCAGCGGCGGTGGGCGGCCCGGTGCATGTCTGCCCGGGTGGCAAAGATTCCATTTCAAGCGTGGGCCTGGTCACCGGCGGGGCGGGCAGCGAGGTGGCGGCGGCCGCGGCCAGCGGGATCGATGCCTTCCTTACCGGGGAGGGTCCGCACTGGAGCTATCCGCTGGCAGAGGAGTTGGGAATCAACGTGTTGTATGCCGGGCACTACGCCACCGAGACCTTCGGGGTGAAGGCGCTGGCGGCGGAGTTGTCACGTCGCTATGACATTCCTTGGGAATTCATCGACCGCCCGACCGGGCTCTGA